Proteins encoded together in one Anaerotignum propionicum DSM 1682 window:
- the priA gene encoding replication restart helicase PriA produces MKQKMIRSEYKMEQRFYSINNHTSLWENTIKKVETDKRLSGQKKLLHLFKEKSEISLEEIKKSGIGESPLKTLLKKGILKERIEQIKRAVFSLEDYEKTTPFFPTAEQRAAIEEIEYQIDLEKKKTILLHGITGSGKTEIYMQSIAKILAMGKQAVVLVPEISLTPQMMERFISRFGQAVSITHSRLSAGERLDQWKKARDGEISVMIGPRSALFMPFSDLGMIIIDEVHDNSYISDITPKYDAREAAKFLAEDTGAVLLMGSATPDLVSYHKARQGEYLLLELKERTGGGTPPKMQIVDMCKELEEGNRSAFSHILQQEIAINLEKGQQTMLFLNRRGFATFVSCRSCGHVMRCPECGISYTYHAKEDVLMCHYCGKTVESPRNCPECGSKYIRYFGTGTQKIEEEVRRLFPRANVLRMDLDTTMGKNSHNQILEAFRKGQADILVGTQMIAKGHDFPNVTLVGIMAADTSLNTGSFYASENTFQLITQAGGRAGRADDSGRVYIQTYQPKHYCITHAAEQNYKGFYEEEILLREMMGYPPFGAFCSVVVSGEVEEDIAKAADVLGGILQTENRGNSYFIMGPVPAMLFKFRGEYRQRILIQGHDEDPLVQFVAKCVEKGEQKVGKGIHFQLTRNPLNIV; encoded by the coding sequence TTGAAACAAAAAATGATTCGCTCTGAATATAAAATGGAGCAGCGATTTTATTCTATCAACAATCATACTTCTTTATGGGAAAATACCATAAAAAAAGTAGAGACGGACAAGCGTCTCTCAGGGCAAAAAAAACTCCTACATCTATTCAAAGAAAAGAGTGAAATTTCCCTTGAGGAAATTAAAAAAAGTGGAATCGGTGAATCACCTCTAAAGACACTTTTGAAAAAAGGAATTTTAAAAGAGCGTATAGAGCAGATAAAAAGAGCTGTTTTTTCTCTGGAGGATTATGAAAAGACCACACCCTTTTTTCCCACGGCAGAACAAAGAGCGGCAATTGAGGAAATTGAATATCAAATAGATTTGGAAAAAAAGAAGACCATTCTCCTTCATGGAATTACAGGAAGCGGAAAAACGGAAATTTATATGCAAAGCATTGCCAAAATCCTTGCCATGGGGAAACAGGCGGTGGTGCTGGTTCCTGAAATCTCTTTGACACCCCAAATGATGGAACGATTTATTTCTCGTTTTGGTCAGGCTGTGTCCATTACCCACAGCAGGCTCTCAGCAGGAGAGCGGTTAGACCAATGGAAAAAAGCTAGAGATGGAGAAATTTCTGTTATGATTGGCCCCAGATCAGCACTGTTTATGCCCTTTTCTGATTTGGGAATGATTATTATTGATGAGGTGCATGATAATAGCTATATCTCCGATATTACCCCGAAGTATGATGCAAGGGAAGCGGCGAAGTTTCTTGCAGAGGACACAGGTGCAGTTTTGTTAATGGGCAGTGCCACCCCTGATTTGGTGAGCTACCATAAGGCCAGACAAGGAGAATATCTCCTACTAGAACTGAAAGAAAGAACCGGGGGAGGAACCCCTCCTAAGATGCAAATTGTTGATATGTGCAAAGAACTTGAAGAAGGAAACCGATCTGCTTTTAGTCATATTTTGCAACAGGAGATAGCAATAAATTTAGAAAAAGGTCAGCAGACCATGCTGTTTTTGAATAGAAGGGGCTTTGCAACCTTTGTTTCCTGCCGCAGTTGTGGTCATGTGATGCGGTGTCCTGAGTGTGGTATTTCTTATACATATCATGCAAAAGAAGATGTACTGATGTGCCATTATTGTGGAAAGACAGTGGAAAGCCCTCGAAACTGCCCAGAATGCGGTTCAAAATATATTCGTTATTTTGGAACAGGAACGCAAAAAATTGAAGAAGAGGTAAGGCGGCTTTTTCCAAGAGCCAATGTCCTTCGAATGGATTTAGATACGACTATGGGTAAAAACAGCCATAATCAAATATTAGAGGCATTTCGCAAGGGACAAGCAGATATACTTGTGGGTACACAAATGATTGCAAAGGGGCATGATTTCCCCAATGTAACGTTGGTCGGCATAATGGCCGCTGACACTTCTTTAAATACGGGCAGTTTTTATGCTTCAGAAAATACCTTTCAATTAATTACCCAGGCCGGTGGGCGGGCAGGTAGAGCGGATGACAGTGGTAGGGTTTATATCCAAACCTATCAACCAAAGCATTACTGCATTACCCATGCTGCTGAACAAAATTATAAGGGGTTTTATGAGGAAGAAATATTGTTGCGTGAGATGATGGGATATCCTCCCTTTGGTGCTTTTTGTTCTGTTGTAGTGAGCGGGGAAGTGGAGGAGGATATCGCAAAGGCGGCTGATGTTTTGGGTGGAATCTTGCAGACGGAAAATAGAGGTAACAGCTATTTTATAATGGGGCCTGTACCGGCCATGCTGTTTAAATTCAGAGGAGAGTACCGACAACGGATTTTGATTCAAGGGCATGATGAAGACCCATTGGTGCAGTTTGTAGCCAAGTGCGTGGAAAAAGGAGAACAAAAGGTGGGGAAGGGGATACACTTTCAATTAACCCGAAATCCCTTGAATATTGTATAA
- the rpoZ gene encoding DNA-directed RNA polymerase subunit omega, with protein MLRPSYTDLLEVINEETDDITLGSRYTIVIAAAKRARQLVDHAEPLVSKIKVDKPVSIAVNELYEGRIKVRQAKEVIYEGEMILRDDTAEFMEPTED; from the coding sequence ATGTTAAGACCTTCTTATACAGATTTATTAGAAGTTATCAATGAAGAAACAGATGATATCACTTTAGGGAGCAGATATACCATCGTGATTGCGGCAGCAAAAAGAGCAAGACAGCTAGTGGATCATGCAGAGCCTTTGGTAAGTAAGATTAAAGTGGATAAACCCGTTTCTATTGCAGTGAACGAGCTTTACGAAGGGAGAATCAAGGTGCGTCAAGCCAAAGAAGTCATTTATGAGGGTGAAATGATTCTCAGAGATGACACTGCAGAATTTATGGAACCAACGGAAGATTAG
- the gmk gene encoding guanylate kinase: protein MKKQGVLLIISGPSGSGKGTVVEQLCKRDNFSLSISATTRTPRDYEIDGVHYFFHTREEFLRMQEHKELLEWAEFCGNYYGTPRKYVVEQLAQGKNVILEIEVQGALQIKKIYPDGVLVFLMPPNLEELGRRLTNRGTEDKDTINRRIHRALEEMELAQEYDYVVINDTVEEATEDLLVIVQAERMKCSRNPNIKKIFKGEM, encoded by the coding sequence ATGAAGAAACAAGGTGTATTGCTAATTATTTCCGGGCCTTCCGGTTCAGGCAAGGGGACGGTGGTGGAACAGCTTTGCAAAAGAGATAATTTTTCGCTATCTATTTCGGCAACGACAAGAACACCCAGAGATTATGAAATTGATGGGGTGCATTATTTCTTCCATACAAGGGAAGAGTTTTTGCGCATGCAGGAGCATAAAGAGCTTTTGGAGTGGGCAGAATTTTGCGGGAACTATTATGGAACACCTCGTAAATATGTAGTTGAGCAGTTGGCACAAGGGAAAAATGTGATCCTTGAGATTGAAGTACAGGGCGCACTTCAGATTAAAAAAATTTATCCTGATGGAGTTTTGGTTTTTTTAATGCCTCCCAATTTAGAAGAATTGGGCAGACGCCTAACCAATCGAGGCACTGAAGATAAAGATACCATAAACCGCAGAATTCATAGAGCTTTGGAAGAAATGGAATTGGCTCAGGAATATGATTATGTGGTGATTAACGATACCGTTGAAGAAGCTACGGAGGATTTGCTTGTCATTGTTCAGGCGGAAAGAATGAAATGCAGCAGAAATCCCAATATTAAAAAGATATTTAAAGGAGAGATGTAA
- a CDS encoding DUF370 domain-containing protein, with product MEKIQFLNIGYGNVVSANRVIAIVSPDSAPIKRIVQEGKEKGNLIDATYGRKTRCVIIMDNGHLVLSPNMPETVGGRLLSEQKGN from the coding sequence ATGGAAAAAATTCAATTTTTGAATATCGGGTATGGAAACGTAGTATCTGCAAATCGGGTCATTGCCATTGTCAGCCCTGATTCTGCCCCAATTAAGCGCATTGTGCAAGAGGGGAAAGAAAAAGGAAATTTAATCGACGCAACCTATGGCAGAAAAACCCGTTGCGTGATTATTATGGATAACGGGCATTTGGTGCTATCGCCCAATATGCCTGAAACAGTGGGCGGCAGGCTTTTATCAGAGCAGAAGGGGAATTAA